In Candidatus Kapaibacterium sp., one genomic interval encodes:
- the hydE gene encoding [FeFe] hydrogenase H-cluster radical SAM maturase HydE has product MINYDEILEKDELGRDDIRELLAMNHEDAKLLFKKANEVKSKYVDKKTYFRGLVELSNYCAKNCLYCGIRKDNHELVRYIVSDEDVLKSVRFAWENNYASVVIQSGELQSPAFTKRISSLIAQIMEMTNGEIGITLSLGEQTLDIYKEWHELGARRYLLRIESSNRELYAKLHPNDELHDYDKRLQALRDLRQAGFQVGTGVMIGVPFQILEHLVDDIIFMRDFDIDMCGMGPYIEHRSTPLFQFSGTLLPLEERFFLTLKMIAVLRIIMKDINIAASTAMQASDKLGREKALYAGANIIMPNITPGVYRDFYKLYENKPCTDEQAEDCLNCIEVRVTLAGDSVGWGEHGDSPHFKNRMQNDN; this is encoded by the coding sequence ATGATTAATTATGATGAAATTCTCGAGAAAGACGAGCTTGGCAGAGATGACATCCGTGAACTTTTAGCAATGAATCACGAAGATGCGAAGCTCTTGTTTAAAAAAGCTAATGAGGTAAAATCAAAATATGTTGACAAAAAAACATATTTTCGCGGACTTGTCGAATTATCGAATTATTGTGCCAAAAACTGCCTCTATTGTGGCATCAGAAAGGATAATCATGAATTAGTCCGATACATAGTTTCCGATGAAGATGTGCTGAAATCCGTTCGTTTCGCTTGGGAAAATAATTATGCTTCTGTGGTAATCCAATCCGGCGAGTTGCAATCTCCTGCCTTTACAAAGCGAATTTCCTCGCTCATCGCCCAAATAATGGAAATGACAAATGGAGAAATTGGAATTACTTTGTCATTGGGCGAGCAAACTTTGGATATTTATAAAGAGTGGCACGAATTGGGTGCTCGGAGATATTTGCTCAGAATAGAATCATCAAATCGTGAACTTTATGCAAAACTCCACCCAAACGATGAATTGCACGATTACGATAAGCGTTTGCAAGCCTTGAGAGATTTGCGTCAGGCAGGATTCCAAGTTGGTACGGGAGTTATGATTGGTGTGCCATTCCAAATTTTGGAGCATTTAGTTGACGATATTATTTTTATGCGAGATTTCGATATTGATATGTGCGGAATGGGTCCCTATATCGAACATCGAAGTACACCGCTATTTCAATTCAGCGGTACTCTTTTGCCCTTAGAAGAGCGTTTTTTCTTGACTTTGAAAATGATTGCCGTTCTCCGAATTATCATGAAGGACATCAATATTGCTGCTTCAACAGCTATGCAAGCATCTGATAAATTAGGCAGGGAAAAGGCACTATATGCCGGTGCGAATATAATTATGCCCAATATTACTCCGGGTGTTTATCGCGATTTTTACAAACTATACGAAAACAAGCCTTGCACCGACGAGCAAGCCGAGGATTGCCTCAACTGTATCGAGGTGCGTGTAACTCTCGCAGGTGATAGCGTCGGTTGGGGAGAGCATGGCGATTCTCCCCATTTCAAAAATAGAATGCAAAACGATAATTAG
- a CDS encoding NAD-dependent epimerase/dehydratase family protein, with protein MKKILITGALGQIGSELTVALRKKYGTENVIASDIRHSASKVAEEGPFYSIDVTNPETIRPVIIKHDIDTIFHMAAILSATGEKDPHLCWNVNMNGSINILDLGVKYGMKRIIIPSSIAVWGKGVPRENTPQESVLKPTSMYGITKVAGELLCDYYVAKYGLDCRGLRYPGIISSETLPGGGTTDYAVEIFYEAVKKNYYNCFLAENTILPMMYMPDCIKATIDLAEADFDNLIHHSDFNVASMSFDPKTLASEIKKHLPDFKIEYNPDSRQKIADSWPQSIDDTSARQEWGWTPDYDLSSMTRDMISNLIAKHEKGLI; from the coding sequence ATGAAAAAAATCTTGATTACAGGAGCTCTCGGACAAATCGGCTCCGAATTAACAGTTGCTTTACGAAAAAAATATGGTACCGAAAATGTCATAGCAAGTGACATCAGACATTCAGCAAGTAAAGTTGCCGAAGAAGGACCATTTTATTCGATTGATGTGACAAACCCCGAAACTATACGTCCCGTCATCATCAAACACGATATTGATACAATATTCCATATGGCGGCGATTTTATCCGCAACAGGTGAAAAAGACCCGCATTTGTGTTGGAATGTGAATATGAACGGTTCCATCAATATTTTAGATTTGGGTGTTAAATATGGAATGAAACGAATAATCATCCCAAGTTCTATCGCTGTATGGGGCAAGGGCGTTCCTCGCGAAAACACTCCTCAGGAAAGCGTCCTAAAGCCTACTTCTATGTATGGAATTACTAAAGTTGCAGGGGAATTACTTTGCGATTATTATGTCGCAAAGTACGGTCTTGATTGTCGCGGTTTGCGTTATCCGGGAATAATTTCCTCTGAGACATTGCCCGGTGGCGGAACTACCGATTATGCAGTCGAAATTTTCTACGAAGCCGTCAAGAAAAATTACTACAACTGTTTCCTTGCCGAAAACACTATTTTGCCTATGATGTATATGCCTGATTGTATCAAAGCGACAATTGATTTGGCTGAAGCAGATTTTGATAATTTGATTCATCACAGCGATTTCAACGTTGCTTCGATGAGTTTCGACCCAAAAACTTTAGCATCCGAAATCAAGAAACATTTGCCGGATTTCAAAATTGAATATAATCCCGATTCTCGCCAAAAAATCGCCGATTCGTGGCCCCAATCAATTGATGATACTTCTGCCCGCCAAGAATGGGGATGGACACCTGATTATGATTTGTCTTCGATGACTCGCGATATGATAAGCAATCTTATAGCCAAACATGAAAAAGGTCTTATCTGA
- a CDS encoding O-antigen ligase family protein: MINFLIILYSITYFFDIFQLFAIGGTGISINDFLTFFIVVAFLVRAVWHGEEFQIPKNPVLIFFLLFCLSTFISGIGPLLRGNPDEITQFFKTTAHFHQTILFAYVLFFIRIDSTVIWKFVRIWLVLSLVVNIFGAYQIVARFFDLPLAWIDVNNMSMFARGLLGTDEDSYAQLSLQFGNFFRATSIFSEPSALAGFNNILLIFMLIPYIQTKKFLFKKPLMNFLVLFWIIVSLIISFSLTGILGVVFVILTALIFEKYSNLSNFFKSMLYFIPVIIAVEFAILSYNDEGVISLIWERVSSVSMFLFGGKSNFIVGESFGDRFTNMGDYFTIWMHYPIFGYGFGCGYLTYFARDWVFSDTSIMQVLSELGIVGFIGFFGMFISLFAQSLQFNLKHRKFKDIDPELFKLLRLGLYLSVYYFMYSYISANQIIQIHTYFLLLFIIAPINQYIIDYKGDYFKFRAVKMPLRDRFRMNLESYVEHETAKKSNKISS; encoded by the coding sequence ATGATAAATTTTCTGATAATATTATACTCGATTACTTATTTTTTCGATATTTTCCAACTCTTTGCAATTGGAGGAACAGGGATTTCAATCAATGACTTTCTGACTTTTTTCATTGTTGTTGCCTTTTTGGTCAGAGCGGTTTGGCATGGTGAAGAGTTCCAAATACCCAAGAATCCGGTTTTAATTTTTTTCCTGCTATTTTGTTTATCCACTTTCATTTCCGGTATAGGACCGCTTTTAAGGGGTAATCCGGATGAGATAACACAATTTTTCAAAACTACGGCTCATTTTCACCAAACGATTTTGTTCGCATACGTACTGTTTTTTATTCGTATTGATTCGACGGTAATATGGAAATTTGTCCGAATATGGCTCGTTCTATCTCTTGTAGTCAATATTTTTGGAGCCTACCAAATTGTTGCTCGTTTTTTCGATTTGCCACTTGCTTGGATAGATGTCAATAATATGTCAATGTTTGCCAGAGGGTTGCTCGGTACAGATGAAGACAGTTATGCTCAACTGAGCTTGCAATTCGGGAATTTTTTCCGTGCTACTTCGATATTTTCCGAACCATCTGCATTAGCAGGTTTTAATAATATTCTTCTGATTTTCATGCTGATTCCATACATACAAACAAAGAAATTCCTCTTCAAAAAACCTTTGATGAATTTTTTAGTTCTATTCTGGATTATTGTTTCACTAATTATCTCATTTTCACTAACGGGAATTTTAGGTGTTGTTTTTGTCATATTAACTGCTTTGATTTTTGAAAAGTACAGTAATCTTTCAAACTTTTTCAAATCTATGCTTTATTTCATTCCTGTAATTATCGCTGTCGAATTTGCGATACTTTCATACAATGATGAAGGAGTGATTTCACTAATTTGGGAGCGAGTTAGTAGCGTTTCGATGTTTCTTTTCGGTGGAAAATCGAATTTCATTGTTGGAGAATCATTTGGCGACAGGTTTACTAATATGGGAGATTATTTCACTATATGGATGCATTATCCGATTTTTGGGTATGGTTTTGGATGTGGATATTTGACATATTTTGCTCGTGATTGGGTTTTCAGTGACACTTCAATTATGCAAGTACTGTCTGAACTTGGTATCGTTGGTTTCATTGGTTTTTTCGGTATGTTTATTTCCCTTTTTGCCCAATCATTACAATTTAATTTGAAACATAGAAAATTTAAAGACATTGACCCGGAGCTTTTCAAATTACTACGTTTGGGATTGTATCTGTCTGTATATTATTTTATGTACAGTTACATCAGTGCCAACCAAATTATTCAGATTCACACTTATTTTTTGCTTCTTTTCATAATTGCACCTATTAATCAATATATTATTGACTATAAAGGGGATTATTTTAAATTTAGAGCAGTCAAAATGCCTTTGCGAGATAGATTTAGAATGAATTTAGAAAGTTATGTTGAACACGAAACTGCTAAAAAATCGAACAAAATCAGTTCTTAA
- the ruvC gene encoding crossover junction endodeoxyribonuclease RuvC has protein sequence MRILGIDPGSVICGYGIIEVEAGKIILIEYGVIKAKKKEEDFPLRLKEIFGRLTSVIERHLPDESALESVFFSKNVQSLMKLSHARAAAMLASTLREIPVAEYSPREVKKAVTGNGNASKQQVEYMVKSLLKISETHEFFDATDALAVALCHAYRWKQNASPVKNWKDFASRNPERIIKN, from the coding sequence ATGAGAATTCTCGGCATTGACCCAGGTTCAGTGATTTGCGGTTACGGCATAATTGAAGTCGAAGCCGGGAAAATAATCTTAATCGAATATGGCGTTATCAAAGCGAAGAAAAAAGAAGAGGATTTCCCGCTCCGATTGAAAGAAATTTTCGGGAGACTCACAAGTGTGATTGAAAGGCATCTACCTGATGAATCTGCACTTGAGTCCGTCTTTTTCTCCAAAAATGTGCAATCGCTAATGAAGCTTTCTCACGCTCGTGCAGCTGCGATGTTGGCTTCTACTTTGCGAGAAATTCCGGTTGCCGAATATTCGCCGCGTGAAGTTAAAAAAGCGGTAACAGGCAATGGGAACGCATCAAAGCAGCAAGTGGAGTATATGGTGAAGAGCTTATTGAAAATTTCGGAAACACATGAATTTTTTGATGCAACAGATGCTTTAGCTGTAGCCTTATGCCATGCATATAGATGGAAACAGAATGCTTCGCCCGTTAAAAATTGGAAAGATTTCGCATCCAGAAATCCTGAAAGAATAATTAAGAACTGA
- a CDS encoding YebC/PmpR family DNA-binding transcriptional regulator: protein MAGHSKWANIKHRKGRQDALRGKVFTRLAKEITVSAREGGGDVGANPRLRLAVQNAKAVNMPNDNISRAIKKGTGEIEGVNYEELTYEGYAPCGVAVILETVTDNKKRTVADVRSLFGKLGGNMGETNSVAWSFDRKGVVTIKTQGKSEDELFESVFESGAEDIEYDAEESRIICQMTDFGNVFKYFDEKGFELGESKLEYMPQNYTKITTVEDAKKVLKFLDTFEDYDDVQNIYHNMEMDDSIAEQID from the coding sequence ATGGCTGGTCATAGTAAGTGGGCAAATATTAAGCATAGAAAAGGCAGACAAGACGCTCTGCGAGGTAAGGTTTTCACAAGATTAGCAAAGGAAATCACAGTTTCGGCACGTGAAGGCGGCGGTGATGTCGGGGCTAATCCCCGATTGAGACTCGCAGTACAAAATGCAAAAGCCGTTAATATGCCAAACGACAATATTTCTCGTGCAATCAAAAAAGGTACAGGTGAAATCGAGGGTGTAAATTACGAAGAGTTAACATACGAAGGTTATGCTCCTTGCGGTGTTGCGGTTATACTTGAAACTGTTACCGACAATAAAAAAAGGACTGTTGCTGATGTACGTTCATTGTTCGGGAAATTGGGCGGCAACATGGGCGAAACTAATTCCGTTGCATGGAGTTTTGACCGCAAAGGTGTCGTAACTATCAAAACTCAGGGCAAAAGCGAAGATGAATTATTTGAATCTGTCTTTGAATCCGGCGCTGAGGATATCGAATATGATGCTGAAGAATCACGCATCATCTGCCAAATGACTGATTTTGGTAATGTGTTCAAATATTTTGATGAAAAAGGATTCGAGTTAGGCGAAAGCAAATTGGAGTATATGCCACAAAATTACACAAAGATTACAACTGTCGAAGATGCCAAGAAAGTTTTAAAATTTTTGGATACTTTCGAAGACTACGATGATGTCCAAAACATATATCATAATATGGAAATGGATGATTCGATTGCAGAGCAAATTGATTAA
- the lat gene encoding L-lysine 6-transaminase produces the protein MLVESLSYKSKYHVEAIDVNKELKKHMLADGFDFILDLYSSQGSDLRESIHGNSFLDMFTCYASMPIGMNHPKMVDPRFVEYIGKVALNKPSNSDIYTSELATFVKTFFEIAVPKHFKYGFFIEGGGLAVENALKAAFDYKIRRNFRKGYTAERGTQILHFNEAFHGRTGYTMSLTNTDPKKVKLFPKFQWPRVLNPKITFPLTEENLDKVVDAEKIAIEAIKNAYKDNPDDIAGILIEPIQGEGGDNHFRNEFLQQLKDIAHENDSLLIFDEVQTGVGLTGTMWAHEQMGVEPDIMAFGKKMQVCGILVGDKIDDEPENVFKVSSRINSTWGGNLVDMVRVTKYLEIIEEEKLVENAKEVGLYLGERLHELKSEFNELLYNDRGRGLFRAIDFTDVAKRDAFVKAAFKNNLIILPSGSNAIRFRPALNISRAEIDKGIEIIIKSIKEVI, from the coding sequence ATGTTAGTTGAATCATTAAGCTATAAATCTAAATATCATGTCGAAGCAATTGACGTTAATAAAGAACTAAAAAAACACATGCTTGCTGATGGATTTGATTTTATTTTAGACTTGTATTCGAGCCAAGGGTCTGACTTGAGAGAGTCAATTCATGGCAATTCGTTTCTTGATATGTTCACTTGCTATGCATCTATGCCTATTGGTATGAATCATCCCAAAATGGTTGACCCGAGATTCGTTGAATACATCGGGAAAGTGGCATTGAACAAGCCGTCAAACTCAGACATCTACACGTCCGAATTGGCAACATTTGTGAAGACATTTTTTGAAATTGCTGTTCCAAAGCATTTCAAGTATGGTTTTTTTATCGAGGGTGGCGGCTTGGCTGTCGAAAATGCACTAAAGGCTGCATTCGATTACAAAATTAGACGTAACTTCCGTAAAGGCTACACCGCTGAACGCGGTACTCAAATATTGCATTTTAATGAAGCATTCCATGGGCGAACCGGCTATACAATGTCGCTTACGAATACAGACCCCAAAAAAGTGAAGTTATTCCCGAAGTTTCAATGGCCTCGTGTTTTGAATCCAAAAATTACTTTTCCATTGACTGAAGAGAATCTTGATAAAGTAGTTGACGCGGAAAAAATTGCAATCGAAGCAATCAAAAACGCATACAAAGACAATCCGGACGATATTGCAGGAATTCTTATCGAGCCGATTCAAGGCGAAGGCGGGGACAATCACTTCAGAAACGAATTTCTGCAACAATTAAAAGATATTGCTCACGAAAACGATTCACTATTGATTTTTGACGAAGTACAAACAGGTGTCGGATTGACAGGCACTATGTGGGCTCATGAACAAATGGGAGTCGAACCTGATATTATGGCGTTTGGAAAGAAAATGCAAGTATGCGGTATCTTGGTTGGCGACAAAATTGACGATGAACCGGAAAATGTTTTCAAAGTATCAAGCAGGATAAATTCTACTTGGGGTGGAAATTTAGTTGATATGGTAAGAGTTACAAAATATCTCGAAATCATCGAAGAAGAAAAATTGGTCGAGAATGCCAAAGAAGTTGGCTTGTATTTAGGCGAACGACTTCATGAGTTGAAATCCGAATTCAATGAATTACTTTATAATGACCGTGGCAGAGGCTTGTTCAGAGCAATTGATTTTACAGATGTTGCCAAACGAGATGCTTTTGTCAAGGCAGCTTTTAAGAATAATTTGATTATTTTGCCATCGGGCTCTAATGCTATTCGTTTCAGACCGGCTCTGAATATATCGAGAGCTGAGATAGACAAAGGCATTGAAATAATCATCAAATCAATCAAAGAAGTAATTTGA